A segment of the uncultured Desulfobulbus sp. genome:
GCACGCTGCAACGCCTTATCCGCGAGGTTGGGATCGACACCACGTTCAAAGCGATAGGAAGCCTCCGAGGGGATACCGAGTTTACGGGCGGTACGACGAATGGAAACAGGATTAAAACAGGCAGATTCCAAAAGAATTGTGGTGCTCTTTTCTGTAATTTCTGTGTCGAGCCCGCCCATGACACCGGCAAGGGCGACGGGACGCTCGGCGTCACAGATCAACAGCATATCCTCATCCAAGGTACGCTTGTTATCATCAAGAGTCACCAACTCGGTCTCACCAGACTGAGGACGACGGACGACGATTTTCTTGCCGCGCAGGGTTTCGAAATCAAAGGCGTGCAGGGGTTGGCCGGACTCCAGCATGACATAGTTGGTAATATCGACAATGTTGTTGATGGGACGCATACCAACAGCGCTTAACCGCTGCTGCATCCACTCTGGTGCCGGACCGATCTTGACGTTTTTCAACTTACGTGCGGTATAACGGGGGCAGAGTTCAGCATCATCGATGACGACCTCATAATCAACTCCCTGACCTGTCAGAGGTGTAACCTCCGCAACGAGCGGCTGTAAAGGGCCACCAACAAAGGAGGCGACTTCGCGGGCGATACCACGTACAGATGCACAATCAGGGCGGTTAGGAGTCAAGTCGACTTCAATGACGGTATCGCGCATGGAGAGAGCATCGATAAGTGGCATACCGGCTGCCAAGGATGCATCCAGATCCATAATCCCTGAATGATCTCCATCGATGCCAAGTTCCCGGGAGGAACAGAGCATGCCATGGGAGGCAACACCGCGCATCTTAGATTTTTTGATCTTGGTTCCGTCGGGCAGCTTACCCCCCGGTTTGGCAAGAGCGGTGACCATGCCCGCGTGTACATTGGGTGCACCACAGACAATCTGCACAGTCTCCTCACCGTTATCAACGGTGCATACGCTCAGTTTGTCGGCATCCGGATGTTTACTGACTTCCGTAACGCGAGCAGTGGTAATCGAGGCGAGATCGGCAAACAATTCCTCGACGCTGTCAACTTCCAGACCGAGCATGGTCAGACGGTCGGAAATCTGGGTTGATGTTACCCCTTGCGTGGAGACGAACTGATTGAGCCAGCTGAGTGTGAATTTCATGTGAGTGTATCCTGCAAACAGCGTTATCGTTTTGAAAGACGGGATTTAATCCCATGCGAACGACGAAAAATACAGAGGCCAAACGTGAAAAAACCACACCGGAGACATGCTTTTCCGGTGTGGTTTACCTCGTTTGACCTTCATCTCACCTGAACACTCGAAACGAGGCTCAAGGAGAGAAACTATTAGAACTGGGAAAGGAACCGGAGGTCGTTTTCGTAGTATAAACGGATATCGTCGATACCGTACTTGAGCATGGCAATACGTTCAACGCCAAGCCCAAAAGCAAATCCAGAGTAGACATCCGGATCGTAGCCGACCATTTTCAAGACCTCAGGATCGATAAGTCCTGATCCGAGAATTTCCAGCCATCCAGTGCGCTTACAAACCCGGCAACCAGATCCACCACAGATAACGCAGGCAATATCAACCTCGGCACTGGGCTCAGTAAACGGAAAAAAGCTGGGACGAAAGCGAAGGGCCAGATCACGCTCAAACATCTTATGGGTGAAGGCGGTCAGAACTCCCTTGAGATCCGCAAAGGAGACGTCTTTATCCACGAGAAAGCCCTCGACCTGATGGAACATGGGCGTGTGTGTAATATCAGAGTCGCAGCGATACACCTTACCCGGTGCAATATAGCGCAGCGGTGGCTCCTGATTTTCCATAATCCTGGCCTGCATTGGTGAAGTATGCGTACGCAGGAGGATTGAATCCGTGACGTAAAAGGTGTCGTGCATGTCACGGGCCGGATGATGCGGCGGAATGTTCAGCGCTTCAAAGTTGTAGTAGTCGCTCTCGACATCCGGGCCTTCAGCAACAGCAAACCCAAGTCCCTCAAAAATTGAGCAGATTTCCTCCATGACCTGGGTCACGGGGTGGAGTTTGCCAAAAGGCAGATAGCGTCCAGGCAGACTGTAATCAGTGGCACCGGCAGCAGAACTCTGCAGTCCGGCACCCAACTGCGTTTTTAATTCTTCAAAACGCAGTTCAACACCCTGCTTAATGTCATTGGCCAGTTGGCCAAGCCGGGGACGGTCTTCCGGTGCGACAGATTTCAACTGGCGCATGACTCCGGTCAGCAGTCCCCCTTTGCGACCTAGGTACTGGATACGAAAGGCTTCAAGACCTGCGGAGTCCTTGACCGTATCCAGGGCCTCGCCTGCTTCTTGCTTGAGCCTAAGCAGCTCGCTTTCCATAGGGCAGTCCGTGATCAGATCAGGAAGCCAGTCCGGAAGCTTTCACCACTTCAGTGAAGGCGTTAGGATCGACAATGGCCAGGTTGGAGAGCACTTTCCGATCGAGTTCGATGGAATTTTTGCTCATCCCGTTAATCAAGCGGCTGTAATTCACATTGTTCTGTTTGGCAGCTGCGCTGATACGAGAAATCCACAGAGCGCGGAACTCCCGTTTTTTAACGCGACGATCCCGATATGCGTAGCACAGCGCGCGATCAACAGCTTCAGCAGCGGTTCTAAACAGACGATGTTTACCGCCACGAAAACCTTTAGCCAGGGACAATACTTTATTTCTTCTGCGGCGTGCTTTAAAACCGCGAGTTACACGAGGCATCTTATTCTCCGTTCAAACTAAACTCATAAAACCGTGCATGCAGCAGCTATGCAACGGTACAAACCAAGATGAGATCTATAAAACCTATCCTCTTAGGCGTAGGGCAGCATTCTGCGTACTGCTTTTACATCAACATCGGCAATCAAAGATGCCTTGCGCAAGTTACGTTTACGCTTGGTTGATTTTTTGGTGAGGATATGCGAGGTAAACGCCTTGGCACGACGAATTCGTCCGGAACCGGTGGTTTTAAACCGTTTGGCTGCGCCTCGGTTGGTTTTCATTTTTGGCATGGTATACGCTCCTTACATCTAGCCGGCCGTATATCCAGCCGGAACTCATGGGGTTATAATCAATGTATAATTTTAGGCCTTTGGTCCAACGAACATCACGAGTTGCCGTCCTTCCATTTTGGGTTCCTGGATGATTATACAGTCTTCCCGCAGCGTGTCGGCAATTTTGTTCAAAGCTTCCAAACCGATGGTCTGGGCGTAAATAATTTCCCGACCCCGGAAGCGCATGGTCACCTTGACCTTATTTTTCTCCGCAAGAAACTGTTTGATCTTCCGTATCTTGAAGTTGAGGTCATGTTCCTCTGTTTTGGGGCGGAACTTGATCTCACGGGTCTCAATTACGGTTTGTTTCTTCTTGGCTTCCTGCTGCTTCTTTTTCAGCTCGTAGCGGAATTTGTCGTAATTCATGATACGACAAACGGGTGGATCAGCCTTATCGGAGACCTCAACCAGGTCGAGCCCCTGCTCGTGAGCAGTTTCAAGTGCAGCTTTAACGCTTATAATTCCACGCTGTGTCCCATCAGCATCAATAAGGCGAATCTCTTTGTATTTGATCTCCTCATTGACTTTAATCTTCAGTTCCTGCTGGGGGGGAAGTTTTCTGCCGCCTCGCTTCTTAATGTTCGTTCCTCCAGTTGGTGTTGTGGTGATCAGGCATCACGCCGGCGACACTCATCAATAACAAGATCAACAAACGCCTCCGGAGTCATAGCCGGCAAATTTTTTCCATCTTTTTGCCGCACAGTGACTGTACCCTCTTCTTTTTCACGCTCACCAATAATAAGCATGTATGGGACTTTCATCATCTGTGCTTCACGGATTTTGTAGTTGAGCTTTTCATTGCGCAAATCTTTTTCGATGCGCACGCCCTGAGCTCTCAGCTTAGCATACACCTGCTCGCAGTACTCGGCTTGATCATCTGTGATGTTCATAATCCGCGCCTGCTCAGGTGCAAGCCACAGGGGAAATGCTCCGGCGTAGTGCTCGATGAGCACGCCGATAAACCGTTCCAGCGAACCCATAAGAGCCCGGTGAATCATGATCGGCTGATGCTCAGCTCCGTCATCACCAGTATACCCCATCTGGAACCGCTCGGGCAGGTTAAAGTCGACCTGGATGGTGGAACATTGCCAGGAACGACCGATCTGGTCTTTGATTTTGATATCAATCTTGGGTCCGTAAAATACGCCTTCGCCAGGATCGATCTCGTAATCGAGCTCTTTTTTATCCAAAGCCTGTTTCAAGGCCTGGGTGGCCAGTTCCCAGTGCTCGTCAGAACCGACGTATTTCTCCGGGCGGGTGGAGAGATACACATCATACTGGTCAAAGCCAAATGTCTTCAGGATATGCAGGTTCAGATCAATAATGTTGAAGATTTCCTCTTCAAGCTGATCCGGACGACAGAAGATATGGGCATCATCCTGAGTAAAGCCACGAACACGCATCAACCCGTGGAGGGCACCGGTTCGCTCGTAGCGATACACGGTTCCCAATTCGCACCAGCGAATAGGAAACTCGCGGTAACTGTGTTTATCAGCCTTGTAGACACCGATGTGAAACGGGCAGTTCATCGGCTTCAGCTGATACTCAACTTCGTCAATTTCCATGGCAGAGTACATATTCTCGCCATAAAAATCGAGATGACCTGAGGTTTTCCACAAATCCTGACGTGCGATGTGCGGAGTATACAGCAGCTGATAATCGTTTTTATAATGCTCGTCTTTCCAGTAGTCCTCGAGCAGTCGACGCAGCAAAGCCCCACGAGGTTGCCACAAAATCAACCCGGGGCCAATCTGATCCTGAATGGTAAACAGACCAAGCTGCTTCCCTAATTTACGATGATCACGCTTACGCGCCTCTTCGAGTCGCTGCAGATAGGCTTTTAATTCCTTTTTATCGGCAAAGGCAGTCCCGTAGATACGGGTCAGCATGGGACGGCGCTCATCACCACGCCAGTATGAGCCAGCAACACGCAACAGCTTAAAAACCTTAACCCAAGAAGCATCGGGCACATGCGGCCCTCGGCACAGATCGACGAACTTGCCGTGGGTATAGAGGCTGACGCTATCAACATCCATATCCTGAAGCAGCTCAAGCTTATAGGGCTCGCCCAACTCTTCAAAGAACTTTATCGCCTCTTCACGACTTACTTCACGCCGTTCAAAGGGGATTCGTGCGTTTACAAGCTCAACCATCTTGGCTTCGATCGCTTCGAAGTCATCGGTAGAAAATGCTTTTTCACGATCAAAATCGTAATAAAAGCCATCTTCGATCGACGGACCAATTGCGACCTTCACCGCATCACCATACAGCTCTTTGACAGCCAACGCCATCAAGTGAGCAGTGGAGTGACGCAGAACCTCAAGCCCCTCTTCAGAATAAATGGAAACGGGCTCGATAACAGTATCCTGATCCATCGTGGTCGACAGATCCAACAGCCGGCCATTACTGCGCACAGCTACGGATTGTTTACGTTGCTTGCCTGAGACCAGCTCTTTAAGCGCTTCAGCAACAGTCACACCCTGCGGAAACGCCTTACTTTCACCATCTTGGACGGATACCTGAATTTCTGCCATTGTGCCTGTAAAAAGGAAAGGCTAACGAGCAGATAAAATCTGCATCCTAGCCTTTTATAAAAATTGGTAGGCACGGACGGGGTCGAACCGACGACATCTACCACGTCAAGGTAGCGCTCTCCCACTGAGCTACGCGCCTACAGCATTCATTTGTTGTTTTGGAGATGTCTTTATACAGCAAGCTGCCAAAGACCGCAAGTGAAATACCAGCAATCATTGAGACTGTCAACAAAATTCACTTGGATTGGTTCTCCTTTAAGGCTCACTTTACCCGTTCGACTTGATTAACTTGCCTTATTTTCATGTTTTTCAGCCTACGCTCCTCTTTATTGAGTTCAATCGCCTTTTTTTCCTGAGCGCAAGGGATCCAGCTCAAGGTTAACTTCTCTTTAAAATTATGAGAATGTCTCCTATAAAGTAAGCAGCTTTTGGCTGAAGGCTATGGTAAGAACAAAACCTAGTTCGACGCACCACTCACTTTCGCCGAATAATCCTTACCAGTTTTATGCACAACATGTCCCGAGCAATAAACCGTACGCTGCAAAACATACTGAGCTCAGCTGATCTCCCCACTATCCCTCTTGTCGCCTCTAAGGTTTTAGAGCTTACCTCCCGTGAGGAGGTCGCGTTGGTTGAGGTCATCAACCTTATCGTACAGGACATTGCTCTCTCAACTAAAATTCTCAAGGTAGCAAACTCTGCCTTTTACAACTTCCCTCAACAGATTGGTTCGGTACAGCAGGCTGTTTCTCTTCTAGGAGTCAATGCTGTTCGTAGCCTGGTGTTAAGCTTCTCTTTTCTGAGTATGGGTGAAGAAAAGGATTTTCGTTGCTTCGACCTCAACAATTTCTGGAGACAGTCACTCATTCGTGCAGCAGCTGCCAGACTGATCAGTCAACATGTCGATGATGTTGACCCCGAGGAGGTTTTTACCCAGGGACTACTCCAGAACATTGGCCAGCTTATTTTTGCACTGACGCTTCCCGGCCGCTACGACACACTCCTTGAGGAACTGCAGCCCCAGAACTCTCTGCCTGATGTCACCCAGGAAGAAGAGTATTTAGGCCTTCCGCACACTATTTCCGGTGCTGAAGTGGCAAGCGGTTGGGGCCTTCCTCAAAGTATCGTGGACGTCATTTGTTATCACCATACGCCTTTAACCTATAAGGGGAGCAGCAGGAAAGACGCCCAGGCGATTAAAATCGTATATCTCTCCGAGATACTCGCCCGCATCTTTCAGTCCGATGTACCCATGGAAGCGCAAAGAGCATTTGAAGAGGAGGCGTGCAATGTCCTTGAATTTGACAATGAGATAATTCAACACATTCTAGCCGCCATCGATAAGGAGATTAGCAAATCCGCTCAATTTTTTGGGGTCGACATCGATCAGGTTCGCTCAGTGGCTGATATTATCCAAGAAGCAAATATTCGCTTAAGCGTACTCCACCTCAGCTATGAAGAGATGAACCGGGAACTCGAGCTGGCTAAACAATCCCTTGAAATACTCACTGCTCAGCTCACAGAAAAAAACCGCAAACTAGAACAACTCGCCAATATTGACGGCCTGACAGAAATTCACAATCACCGTTATTTCCAGACCTTTCTTCGAGCAGAATTAAACCGGGCCCAAGAAAACAATCTGCCTCTGACTCTCCTGCTCGCAGATATTGATTATTTCAAGCAATTTAACGATCGCCAT
Coding sequences within it:
- the pheS gene encoding phenylalanine--tRNA ligase subunit alpha, yielding MESELLRLKQEAGEALDTVKDSAGLEAFRIQYLGRKGGLLTGVMRQLKSVAPEDRPRLGQLANDIKQGVELRFEELKTQLGAGLQSSAAGATDYSLPGRYLPFGKLHPVTQVMEEICSIFEGLGFAVAEGPDVESDYYNFEALNIPPHHPARDMHDTFYVTDSILLRTHTSPMQARIMENQEPPLRYIAPGKVYRCDSDITHTPMFHQVEGFLVDKDVSFADLKGVLTAFTHKMFERDLALRFRPSFFPFTEPSAEVDIACVICGGSGCRVCKRTGWLEILGSGLIDPEVLKMVGYDPDVYSGFAFGLGVERIAMLKYGIDDIRLYYENDLRFLSQF
- the rplT gene encoding 50S ribosomal protein L20, producing the protein MPRVTRGFKARRRRNKVLSLAKGFRGGKHRLFRTAAEAVDRALCYAYRDRRVKKREFRALWISRISAAAKQNNVNYSRLINGMSKNSIELDRKVLSNLAIVDPNAFTEVVKASGLAS
- the rpmI gene encoding 50S ribosomal protein L35 yields the protein MPKMKTNRGAAKRFKTTGSGRIRRAKAFTSHILTKKSTKRKRNLRKASLIADVDVKAVRRMLPYA
- the infC gene encoding translation initiation factor IF-3; translated protein: MITTTPTGGTNIKKRGGRKLPPQQELKIKVNEEIKYKEIRLIDADGTQRGIISVKAALETAHEQGLDLVEVSDKADPPVCRIMNYDKFRYELKKKQQEAKKKQTVIETREIKFRPKTEEHDLNFKIRKIKQFLAEKNKVKVTMRFRGREIIYAQTIGLEALNKIADTLREDCIIIQEPKMEGRQLVMFVGPKA
- the thrS gene encoding threonine--tRNA ligase, with translation MAEIQVSVQDGESKAFPQGVTVAEALKELVSGKQRKQSVAVRSNGRLLDLSTTMDQDTVIEPVSIYSEEGLEVLRHSTAHLMALAVKELYGDAVKVAIGPSIEDGFYYDFDREKAFSTDDFEAIEAKMVELVNARIPFERREVSREEAIKFFEELGEPYKLELLQDMDVDSVSLYTHGKFVDLCRGPHVPDASWVKVFKLLRVAGSYWRGDERRPMLTRIYGTAFADKKELKAYLQRLEEARKRDHRKLGKQLGLFTIQDQIGPGLILWQPRGALLRRLLEDYWKDEHYKNDYQLLYTPHIARQDLWKTSGHLDFYGENMYSAMEIDEVEYQLKPMNCPFHIGVYKADKHSYREFPIRWCELGTVYRYERTGALHGLMRVRGFTQDDAHIFCRPDQLEEEIFNIIDLNLHILKTFGFDQYDVYLSTRPEKYVGSDEHWELATQALKQALDKKELDYEIDPGEGVFYGPKIDIKIKDQIGRSWQCSTIQVDFNLPERFQMGYTGDDGAEHQPIMIHRALMGSLERFIGVLIEHYAGAFPLWLAPEQARIMNITDDQAEYCEQVYAKLRAQGVRIEKDLRNEKLNYKIREAQMMKVPYMLIIGEREKEEGTVTVRQKDGKNLPAMTPEAFVDLVIDECRRRDA
- a CDS encoding HDOD domain-containing protein codes for the protein MSRAINRTLQNILSSADLPTIPLVASKVLELTSREEVALVEVINLIVQDIALSTKILKVANSAFYNFPQQIGSVQQAVSLLGVNAVRSLVLSFSFLSMGEEKDFRCFDLNNFWRQSLIRAAAARLISQHVDDVDPEEVFTQGLLQNIGQLIFALTLPGRYDTLLEELQPQNSLPDVTQEEEYLGLPHTISGAEVASGWGLPQSIVDVICYHHTPLTYKGSSRKDAQAIKIVYLSEILARIFQSDVPMEAQRAFEEEACNVLEFDNEIIQHILAAIDKEISKSAQFFGVDIDQVRSVADIIQEANIRLSVLHLSYEEMNRELELAKQSLEILTAQLTEKNRKLEQLANIDGLTEIHNHRYFQTFLRAELNRAQENNLPLTLLLADIDYFKQFNDRHGHQCGDFILKELCRAVSPILRDYDLMARYGGEEFTFVLPDTHEDGGQAVAQKICQRVAQHSFFDGSQHYQVTLSLGGTTVFPAETSLSANDCIEQADRSLFEAKNRGRNQVIFFKQLSRTNWLRL